Below is a genomic region from Helianthus annuus cultivar XRQ/B chromosome 2, HanXRQr2.0-SUNRISE, whole genome shotgun sequence.
ctgtcatttctgaataccccgaggtttttcctgaagaactacctggtttgccaccagatagacaagtggagttcagaataaacatcattcctggagcagctccgatagcaagagcaccttacaggctagctccaacggaaatgaaagaactgaggacccagttggatgaactgctggcgaaaggttttatcagacctagttcatctccctggggagcaccagtcctatttgtaaagaagaaggacggatcgatgcggttgtgcatcgactatcgagagctaaataaagttaccataaagaatagatatcctttgccgaggatcgatgatctattcgatcagctgcaaggagcaagctatttctcgaagatcgacttgaggtcgggctatcatcagttaagggtcagagatgaggatgtatataagacagcatttaggactcgctatggtcattacgagttcctagtgatgccttttgggctcacaaatgcaccggctgcgttcatggatctcatgaatcgcgtctgcaagccgtatttggacaaatttgtcatagtcttcatcgacgatatccttatatattccaagaaccaagctgaccatgagaagcacctccgttgcattctcgaattactacagcgtgagaaactctacgccaaattctcgaaatgtgaattctggctacgagaggttcagtttttaggtcacgttgtgagtgagcgtggtatccaagtggatcccgctaaggtagaggcggtcatgaactggcaagagccaaggacgcctaccgaaatccgtagtttcctggggttagcagggtactacaggaggtttattgagaacttttcgaggattgctgcgcccttgacctccctgaccaagaagaaagaaaagtttagtTGGGGCCCAAAACAGCAACAGTCCTTCGAagtactgaagcaaaagctaagcaacgcacctgtgctgacattaccggaaggtacagaagaattcgtagtttactgcgatgcatcacacacgggcatggggtgtgtgcttatgcagaagggcaaggtgatgcctatgcttcaaggcaattaaaggtgcacgaaaagaattacaccacccatgacttggagttgggtgccgttgtatttgcactaaaattgtggaggcattacctttatggtattaaatttgtgatttattctaatcacaaaagcctccagcacctgttcaaccagaaggagttgaacatgaggcagcgccgttggatggaaaccttgaatgactatgattgcgagatcaggtaccatcccggcaaggcgaatgtagtcgctgatgccttgagcaggaaagaaagggtaaaacctattcgaatcaatgccaagagcattgaggtcaagaacaatttaattgaaaggattttcgctgcacagcgagaggctgtgttggaagctaattatcctaatgaaaagttaggagtaactgaggagcagttgactcttagcaaggatggaatccttagattaaacggacgaatatgggttccgatttatggaggactacgagatgttatcctccaggaagcccatagttccaaatattcggtccatcctggtgcagacaagatgtatcaagctttaaaggcaaactactggtggataggcttgaaaaagtctgtggccgcccacgtagcaaagtgcttgacttgtgctcaagtcaatccgaggtctagaatgagagttatgctaaatagcgcgattaaaataaacttttgtaataaaaggcgcaattagcataacacctatctaaaccaagatttcgtcaccaaaacttttacccactgttataaaataatattttgggaattttagagatttttaataatttttaccttgctcataacatgcggttatggctacggttcggtaaataccgaatatgccctttttggccaaaacatgagttctacaaggtcttttgacccgattccagttgctactgattttaaataataaataaagtattttagactttataaactgttcgggaaactcagatttcctgtagaactcgaaaagcccttttaaagtctttaaaatgaccgaaaagcccctacggggcgtaatattaacttaaactcgttacgggcatcacggaaggtatcctactgataccacaacctctttaaggcatattggctcaggaaataagcgtaagactctcatggttaaccgtttcgcctattgcgcgcacggttcggcttatgaaactagttttcataaattagccgatacgggtcaaattatattatttgggaCCCCAAAATCTAGAGTGTGAACCTTAGacctatataaaacaagtctctgaacttgttgggtcagaatcacactccattctcggttttcgccttttcacgcgattaaaccatatttatattccggaaccaaccggtctaggctacggccaatataaagacccgttaggattctaagaggttaattaaaaccttcgttccagattaggagcccagtaaaagctatcggtgatttaatcaaactaaggaataatacttgcaaaggtaaatactttaacttatttcccctatatgggcttgggttacggtatattaataccgcttgattgagcattatatttttccatcacttaggtggttaattaaataatatgatcggctcatttaaacagttttgtttcttaaaagcctttggggggtttaatgaccgttgtcccggatatccttggcatcattttacgaaatggccacgaccatcgacatcccggtgtaggcgtacacccggtatatattgtcgacattaaattaaaagacgtagccgttggtttttatactacggttttacgcaatgtggtgtgtctataaatctttaacccggcacgacccgggctactgaacgcataaaagaacatgtaaaacgttcacaagattttaataattttcccaagttataaaagagtttgtgccttgtgcattcaaatcaattttaataaacattttcaaatgtgtcagttgaatgtatttaccagtgtaaactgatgtattttccccaaaaagattaagtgcaggtactatacgaaattggctggtattagcttcctaagcatcacgaatagtctcgcaaactcgatgccgtatctgaatgaacattattttattatttttgatccgctgtggatacattcgacttctgtaatacatttgatattacaaccagaggttgaagtatatatttatctttaagcttccgctgtgcatttatataattgtgtggtttgactatattgttgccaacattgtcacggtaatcccccaccgggcccaccggtgagacacgtggaaatcggggtgtgacacaaagtgcctaagataccttaattgtcctatactaaggcgagaatgcaataggttgtcggtgagggtaattcctattttcattctaggtggacaagtccaaccctttcccgggctctcgttaaagaaggtgtatgccgaatcgctcaggtctatgtatgcaccgaacgaagtcgatggagagtccttcacggcacaatcggcacagggacgactatcgtccaagtcttttctaggtatgaaggtattttcgggagcaacgaggttgtcggaatgcggttccaacatttcttcatggtcatcgtcttgggacggatcaataaaatccttcctaagttcttttgaccaatttagaattagttcttctagttgaaataactcgtcaaggagcatttcctctataatatctggctgggcgcattcgagggagagatagtgcttatttttactttcgcccctcttaaggttataaggaattggtgggtctatatagtggggcctataatttagaaagtaacattctaattcttcatgttcgcctccacataattgacaccacataccataagagtgccgaaagtaaaaagaattactatcactcatgtttatgtcagaaattaccaaccgccgggatctaacggttctgttttcagtaagagaatcttgggcacgggggcgtgttgagtgagcacggccccgtgttcagcttactgtctgacttaaaacaggattgccagttccaatgattgagcacgggggcgtgttcagcgggcacggcccgtgctgagctctgcagaagctgaaaaactaagaatatcctaaaaaattaaaaagaaaaataaaaatatgattaggccgttgattcctaactttcttaaaatccttgtgtccttggcaacggcgccaaaaacttgatgtgcgtgtagtgtaatatatttttgatgtatattttaagcccttttacacttttagccaagttttaaatttataaaacacgatatttactaacactaaacacacatatgggcaagtgcacccatcatggacgtagtatactgtgggtaagataccgaggtcgtccaaggacacaagagcttttagtaccggtttatcctcgacgtctaatcaaatcaaaacgttagaaaaaggtttttaaactagaaaaataaaaactaactaaatgctgaaaaataaaaagaaaataaaaacaaatagacaagatgaatcacttggatccgactcgtgtattagtataacctttgattattttcgcacttttgcacttgtttaagagattatcttagttattgtagtaggcccctcttttgaaggcgacgttaccctcaacccagtagtttgagtcagcaaggatacaatcctaaagggttggattattggaagataatgaattaagttattaatgcaaattgtggtaggccccgcttttggcagtgacgttaccctcggctaagtagtctgagtcagcagggatacagtcctaaatagccgggttatagtattaatagtagttaacttgtgagggggtcaaagagtttggatccccgccatccaatacctatgggcattgaaggagatcctactaaatttgacccaggtcccttgcaggacctctaaacgctgaacaagggcaagacccttaccaaaccgttcccttaacccccgaccaggtagccaacatacctccatatagaccgtggagatatgaatggtgaaaatcttttattttatatagacagtaaaataatgccaagacaccacggacaaactataaggaaagatcaccttcaacataagcaactagttattaaagtcattaatacaaaaccaaataaaaagtgcaaaatattaaaaataaaaagtattatactaaacacttgtcttcaccaagtgatgtcagagacttaggcaaacatgtccttgattgtcaagaactcttactatcaatcttggatcccgagacgactcacacactctacgatggacaatggatgatggtggtggatgatgatgttatggtggtggtgggtggtggatgaagtgtgagagaggtggtgtgccaagggatgagttgaagtgaaaccaagcactcctatttatagactgaacagaaggctgggcacggccccgtgtccgctggacacgcccccgtgcccgtctgacactctctcttttcattaattgtaattcgcaattacaattaatgcgcctgctatactttcgccacgcccccgtgctcactggacacggccccgtggtgggcaatagaagcttctacaggtttgtcttttctgctgcttcttgggcacggccccgtgctggctgagcacggggcgtgttcagtcttctgttttctcttctttgcttgggaggatgtcgttgagggttcgggcaatctacttttgttccttttcttgtatttatgttagaattagctgtctttttgcttcttttgtgaatgtgagctcatttcatcctgaaaatacaaaaggaagacaaaaacactctttttccaacattagtacttaaaaggggttagttttatgcctcatttgatgtaatttatatgttgcattttacacacatcaatatatatatatatatatatatatatatatatatatatatatatatatatatatatatatatatatataggggagggtttaaatgagaacgctaaatatcgcgagaaccgtgagaacgaatgaaaaaaccaggagaacttggtcaaaaacaattcaaattcaaaatttctttttacacttatcacattattattcgaatacaatgttagaaattaaatttacacgtttaaatttacgtgaattcttAAATAacgaaaatttacacatgtgtaagtttgtcatttacacatgtgtaaatttgttatatttatacatgtgtaaaaAATGTAGTAAAAGTAATTTTGAGAGGAGAAATGCattatttgatgttgtgaattcttttttgaagttgtattttaattagaacgaggtttgtattaaaaaaaattaggttttgattggttttctcattcgttctcacggttcctcgcaatatttagcgttctcaagataactctaccctatatatatatatatatgtgtgtgtgtgtgtgtgtgttggatgtatatgtatgtgtgagAGGGGTTTTGTCATCTTCTGCCCATCCTCTTCGTCTACTCACCGCCGATCTTGACGATGACGTGCCACCTGAAATGGTGTTTGGGGGCGTTGCTAGGCCCGGACTACGCCACACCGAGTGGCCTAAGTGATCTCCTTAAAAACATTTCCAACAAACGTGGAAAATCACTAAACACTTAATAGCCAACCATCATAGTACAAACTAGATGTAAGCTCCCGCTGCGTTGCAGCCAGGGCTTACAAATTCAGCCGGTATGGGTTAGTTAAtaattaaggggctgtttgtttacctcttaatgagggtctggatggttcagacctcttactggttcaacacttaatgattcaTATTGTTTGTTTCGTGAGTAAATGTCTGAATGTttcagacatttgcatctgaatggTTCAGAAATTTGCATCTGAATGATTAACTATTATACCAAGTCTCAATgtttaagacctctaatctgaatttgtcagacatttgtctctgaacggttaagtattatactgtctcttaatagttcagacctcatACTGCTTAAGCATTTAAtagttcagacatcttactgattcagcacttaaccattcaaaagttaccaaacagcccctaaacatTATACATGAGCTCCATGTTATGGCCGGTGTATTCGGTATCGGTACCCACTTTTCTCGtttttcagtaccggtaccgaacgggtaccgtgctcatccctacCTAACAATGTTACCAATTAATAGGATATAAATAAATACTATATTACATGGTTTTATCATAAAGCAATGTCCAACTTTATAagctaaaaatacaagttttaatgCCTAACAATGTTACCAactaatagtatataaataataataatatctagGATTTAATAAATATTCTATTTGAAATAAATACAAATATGATATGGATACTTGAATTTCTCAGAAATTTTTATTTGTATTAACTATTTAAGAGTTAAGAATTATACATTTGTCTTAGGAAAAAAGGTGTAATTAACTAACACATTTGTGataaatgaaaactcaaaaactttTTTGGAAAACTCCCAATTCTTAGAATACAACTCCATTAAGCACaaacatgtttgtaaaaaggTGTAATTAACTAACACATTTGTGataaatgaaaactcaaaaaaattTTTGGAAAACTTCCAATCCTTAGAGTACAACTCCATTAAGCACAAAGATGTTTGTAATTTATAATATGGTAATGGTAATTCTCGTATAACAAGTCAATGTTCCTCTTCTTGTCTATATAACAACAACATTCCACCATTAACACCACCACCAAAAAGCTTCAAAAATGGAGATTCCATCTCTATACATCTCCCTCCTTTTACTTGTAGCTTCATATCTCTTTACATACCACATACGCCGTAAATCCTCAAACCACCCACCAACTATCTTCCCCACACTCCCCATAATCGGCCATCTTTACCTTCTCAAACCACCACTCTACCGAACCCTAGCCAAAATCTCCGCCAAATTCGGCCCCATTCTCCACCTCCAGTTCGGCTCGCGGGGAGTCCTTGTGATCAACTCCCCGTCCTTAGCCGAACAATGCTTCACCAAGAACGATATAACCTTCGCCAACCGCCCTCGAATGCTATTTGGAAAGATCGCTGGAAACGATTGGAAAAGTCTTGTGTGGTCGCCCTATGGTGATAACTGGCGCAACCTTAGACGCATTGCTTCGGTGGAGCTCTTATCGATTCACCGTTTAAACGAATTCCATGACATACGGGTTGATGAGGGTAAGCTTCTTGTTCGTAAACTAATGTCGAGTTCGTCCCCAGTGAATGTGAAGTTTGTTTTCTATGAGTTGACATTGAAtgtgatgatgaggatgatttcCGGGAAGAGGTATTTTGGTGGAGATATTTCGGAGATGGTGGACGAAGGGAGGCGGTTTAGGGAGATACTCGACGAGACGTTTAGGCTTGCGAGCGCTACGAATGTCGTTGATTACTTGCCGTTTTTGAGTTGGTTTGGGATGACAGGATTGGAGAAGAAGCTTGCTGAGTTTCGGGTTAAGAGGGATGCTTTCTTTCAAGAATTGATCGAACAATTGCGAAAACCGAAAAGCGAGAACATGAAGACGAAGAAGACGATGATCGAAGTGTTGTTATCGCTTCAAGAAGCGGAACCTGAGTACTACAATGATGAAATGATTCGAAGCTTTGTGCTGGTAAGATCTCTCACCCTCTCTTGTGTTTATGTTCTCATTTGCAAACTAGTTATAAGTTTAGGGATTATTATGAAAATTTGAATGTTTTAAAGTAGGAAAATTTGGTATTTATGATAGCTATTTAATCCAAACTTTGCAAAATTAGGCCAATAGTGGACTGAACCTTCTATGATAACTTTTAACTAAATCACCTTCATTTCTCACTTTTGATAACTTTTAACTAAAATACCTAACTTTTAATGTTAGGTCATCAAGTTAGCATATCCTTAATTTCTCACTTTTAATAACATTTAACTAAATTACCTTACTTTAGTTCAGGTTCGATCCCCATTCACTGCAAATGAGGTGGTAAGGTTTACCCACCTTGGTGGGATTCCTGACCGGGGTCACGGGTTCAAGCCTTGCAGTCGGGATTAAGTTTCCACGAGGTGCGAGGAAGGGCTCTGCACTACACTCCCCCTTATTCGAACCCGGGTGGCTGTGCCTCCAATAAAAAGAATTGAAGCGTAGCCGGTAGTGGATTTCCAATCAATctacacctttcaaaaaaaaaactaaattaccTTACTTTTAATTAAACAACATTACCTTACGTTTAACTAAACAACCCTACTCATGTCAGTGTGTCATTAGTGTCTTTCACTACCACCATCGCAACCTTCTTTATGGTCTTCTTTCCCAGTAAACACGTGCAAAACTGTAAATGAGGTGATGATTTTTTAATTAAGATCTATAGATCGAGATAATGATAAATTGGTTTAAAAAATTTGAAAGTGCTTAAATTAcataagggtaaattacacttttggtcctttatgtttatatcggattgcaacggataacctttaacttcaataattacaatcataatcatttattTGCAAAACCAGTTACACTCTACGTCTTTTAGCACTAACCAGATTAAAATTTCCAATTAAGTTTATTGacttaagggtattttggtcaattcatgcttttatttaaatgtttaatagATAAAACAAAAAACAATTGCATACACTCTTCATCTTCCTCAATTTcctaaccctaaaaccctaaccaccacCTCATCCTGCCACCCTCTCATcctgtcgccaccaccaccacatatagttgtaaatttgttGAGACTCTCATGAGGGAGGATCTTTAGAAAAGAAACATAAGAAGAGAAAGAACAAATGATATTAACATTAAAAAACTAAATAGTTTTTAACTGTTCTCATTAGTTATTTTTTCTAGTTAATTAATTATAAacattttatttaacaaat
It encodes:
- the LOC110915188 gene encoding cytochrome P450 81Q32, translated to MEIPSLYISLLLLVASYLFTYHIRRKSSNHPPTIFPTLPIIGHLYLLKPPLYRTLAKISAKFGPILHLQFGSRGVLVINSPSLAEQCFTKNDITFANRPRMLFGKIAGNDWKSLVWSPYGDNWRNLRRIASVELLSIHRLNEFHDIRVDEGKLLVRKLMSSSSPVNVKFVFYELTLNVMMRMISGKRYFGGDISEMVDEGRRFREILDETFRLASATNVVDYLPFLSWFGMTGLEKKLAEFRVKRDAFFQELIEQLRKPKSENMKTKKTMIEVLLSLQEAEPEYYNDEMIRSFVLVFLSAGTDTTAGTMEWAMALLLNHPNVITKAQNEIDTNIGKHRLVDESDIVNLPYLRCIINETLRMYPAGPLLVPRESSKDCVIGGYNIPGRTMLLVNQWAIHRDPKFWTDPKSFNPERFKGLEAMRDGFKYMPFGSGRRSCPGEGLAVRMMALTIGLLIQCFDWERISEKKVDMTEGYGITLPKAEPLLAKCKPRLEMRNLLA